One Stenotrophomonas oahuensis genomic region harbors:
- a CDS encoding cob(I)yrinic acid a,c-diamide adenosyltransferase, protein MGNRLSRIYTRTGDDGSTGLGDGSRVAKDDARVNAFGTVDEANSALGVLLAVALPEDIRPLLTRIQHQLFDLGGELCIPGHAAIQQGDVTALEQQLDHYNASLPALQEFILPAGGEAAARCHLARTIVRRAERETVTLARLEPVRSEALQYLNRLSDLLFVLARVLARVDGQGEVLWQHSRRHG, encoded by the coding sequence GTGGGCAACCGGCTTTCGCGCATCTACACCCGCACCGGCGACGACGGAAGTACCGGGCTGGGTGATGGAAGCCGCGTGGCCAAGGACGATGCGCGGGTCAATGCCTTCGGCACCGTCGACGAGGCCAACTCGGCACTGGGCGTGCTCTTGGCTGTGGCCTTGCCGGAGGACATCCGCCCACTCCTGACCCGCATCCAGCATCAGCTGTTCGACCTGGGCGGGGAGCTGTGCATTCCCGGCCACGCCGCGATCCAGCAGGGCGACGTGACCGCACTGGAACAGCAGCTGGATCATTACAACGCCAGCCTGCCGGCGCTGCAGGAGTTCATCCTGCCGGCCGGGGGCGAAGCCGCCGCCCGCTGCCATCTGGCCCGCACCATCGTGCGCCGCGCCGAGCGCGAGACGGTCACCCTGGCCCGCCTGGAGCCAGTGCGCAGTGAAGCGCTGCAGTATCTCAACCGCCTTTCGGACCTCTTGTTCGTGCTGGCCCGGGTGCTGGCCCGCGTCGACGGCCAGGGCGAAGTCCTCTGGCAGCACAGCCGCCGCCACGGTTAA